In the Populus trichocarpa isolate Nisqually-1 chromosome 1, P.trichocarpa_v4.1, whole genome shotgun sequence genome, TCATAAAcgataaaatcttaaaagtaTATTCGAATCTTGACatatttaatcttaaaatacatCCAAAATACATCATAACCGTATCTCTCAAGTATCCTGACCATATCCCTCACCATCTTATTATATTCCTATgtattcaaaagaaattattttttcatatgtaaGAAATTATTGCTACCTATCCGTTACTGTATAAGCCCAACACGAATACAGTAGCTTTTATGAAGTTTGCATGCTCCCTTGGGATCCACATAAATCTATCTCATTCTTAATGCGTGTTTATTGTGAtacattcttattttttaaatttaaagatttattaaaataatttttttaacatattaatacatcaaaattattgaaaaatattaaaaaaaacatcaatttaatatttttttcatataactaaatacaaacacaatgtcaaaggTGTGTTTAATAGGTCATTAcaggttatttttcaaaaaacaaattcaattaaaaacaaaaaatttagatttttattttatttttgatattaactcatcaaaactataaaaaaaacacttaaaaattcaaaagcaaGTTGAACAACATCACCAAATGCAACGTTGGATCACTGGCATGAGTAGTTTTTAAGTGGTCCAATCTTGCTAGTgaaatcaaatatctaaaacaaaaaattactttcaTGGGAATTTAAGTGGTCCGAATATCCTGTTCGAGTAGGCCCTTACCGTAGCAGAACCTCAATATTTCACAAGTAGCTTCTTAATCCACTAATAAATCAGCCAACACATACAGATGAACAACAATATAATTACACAAAATGGCAAACTAGAAAGTGCAGGCGAAGTGCTTCGATTCATTTATGCTGGAACTGATTACGTTATTCTAGATGCCACACAACGTTGTCTTATTATATGGGTTCAACCAAAGGTGTATCATAGTCAAGCATCATCCTATAGTTTGAAGCATGAGGTAATAATATCAGCAGTACTTAGGCTGTGCCTTGTATGAATCGGCATAATGTTTATGAATCAGTTTATACAAGCTATACACTGATCAGTAGAATATACACGAAAAGCAACGAGCATTTGACAATCAAGTACAGTAGGAAATTACAAGGTAGTGTAAgtagagaaaatgaaaaattgttttatgcaaaaaccttctttttttcttttgagaaatCTATGCAAGCCTCTTTTACATAAAGCTCGGGGAGCTTTTATTTACACTCCAGCCAGCTCTTCCTCCATTGACGGTGAATCTGATGCACACCAACTTAAGGGCTTTCACAAAACTCCATTTCCTAGCATCCCAAATGGAAGTGGTTCATCAAAAACACCTCAAGAAATCTGGTGCTATTATTAGGATTTCCATGTAAATGGAGGACTAATTCTAACACTATTTAGTGAGCAATAATTCACAAAAAGGAAGTGAACATAGCACTTTATAGTGACTATCCAATATTTGAGATTAGTTCAAAATAAGTAATATGTAGGTGCAGAAAGCGGAGTAAATGTAAAGTTTTGATGGCTGTGATTTTATCAATATGtgatgagagagaaagtgtGCGTGTCTAGAAGTTAACACTTCAACGAATTGTCTCACTTCCTCATATGCCATCTCCACACTGACGGAATGATTAAaggcttgaaattatatttctaGGCTATCTGAAAAACTGGCCATAGTTTTAGCAGCTACTGATACTAATTTGGTCCATAGAGACAAAATTAAGCCTGCTTACAACCTTTCCAGAGATCAGTGCCTTCACAGGAAGGTTCAGGactcagaattttttttctttttttattttcagtatgAAATTGACTATGTAATCTAAGGAGAAATTCAGCATACCTTGCCACATATTGGACAACTTTCACTTCTTTCCAACCATTCATAAATGCAGCCAAGGTGAAAATGGTGAGAGCATCGAGTTGTAATTTTAGGATTTTCTGGGGTGTACTCTGCAACATGACCGTTCAAAAACACCTTACTGGAGGGAATAAGAAAAACACATAACTTAAAAGTCACAATCTGATGCAGCACAatctaaacacattaaattaccaTCAAGACAGGTAGGGCAGGCATCTTCATCTTCAGAAGATGGTTGCGCATAAGTTAGCCTGTATGCAACTTTTGTTGCCAAAGATTTGTCTGACAACTCTGAATAGCCAAGTTTATTGTCATCTTCAGAATCAATcccgtttcttcttcttccaaagCCCAATGATTCCACAGCAGAACTGCTCATATTTCTTCTCAGTGGTTGTGATTCTTCTTGGAAGTGAGTCATCGACTTCCTAGAGACTAAACCATAACGCTGCAAACGAGCATACCTCTGATCAGTATCATAAGGGAGTGGCCTGGATGACGAGAGTTGAGTGTCATTTTCAGAACCATCTGGTAATCCTGTGCCAACTCCAGTTGATGCCAAAGAAGTACCTTCTTGGGTTGGCGAGACAGTCCTACCTTCAAGTCTGTGAAACACTGTACCATACTGCAAGTGCATGGCAGAAGGTAATAAGTGCATCACCTAACTGGAATGaactaaaacaacaaaaaatatgagGATGTGTCACAACAGCACCAAAGAACATGCTTTGGAAAGGGAAATCTATTATGACAATCACCTTAGAAATTAGGATCTTTCCATGATCAAGAATATAAGTGATAGTGTAATTTAGTTAATTGGGTTTTTTCGAGCCAGTTTTAAGAAACTAAACCTCAAATCACAAAGCATACATAGGAGATAAGTTTCATTAGAAAGCATAAACATGAGAACAACTTTAATCACAAATCGGTTGAAATATTTGATAGAGCGCACCATGACATTGGAATTGCACCCAAGGGAAAGGTACTGTTTAATCATTTATTACTCTGGGGCACCTAAAGGGTTTACTATGACTATTTGCATATACTCCAAATCCTCTGGGTGAAATGTTTATTTCATGCTTTTGTAAAATCTGAGCTCTATGCAATCACAAGATTATATACGTTCATTGAAGTACAAATTGGCAAACCCCTAAAAGACCTAACCCCCTAGATTCAGCCCAAATGCCTTGGTTGCATGATCTTATGCAAACAATCTCCACAACAAAGAGCCTAGAGTTTAGCAAACATCtgtgaaatgaaaaaatcaacAGTAAAGTGTGTTGAGTTGCCTGTATTTCAATGCTTACCCCACTGCGTAACTGGTGGAAAAGGAATCTTAGGCAAACGCAGTGCCTGTATATTGAATTGCCCGAGTAAGcatgttcttcatgttcatcACTGCATGGACAGCAGCAGAAGGCACCCATCTTtgtgcttaaaaaataaaacccaaaaaattggCTGTTGACAACTAGGAAGCAACAAGCTAGGAATCAAGGATGCTATATCTTCAGCGAACCTgtacaaaacaaacaaacttgAAGCACTCCATAAGAACAGGTATCAGCATAATTGGAATGATGAGAAGAAAAAGCGGTGAATGACATAAATCATCGGCCAAAGAGAGAGAATATAAAGTTCTTAGTAGAGAAACCCTCTTGGGCATTAGGTCCTTCTCAGAAGACCTTTTGGAGTTTTCAAGGCCGAAAATGCTTTATCTACAAACTTTGAAAGGAATAGATACATTAAAATGCCACCACGCTTCTACAAACCAGAATGGCAAATAACACTAGTCAGCAGTGAAGTCAATTCTCAAGAATCTCAAGGGCAGTCGGTTCACATAGTTATGCATTTGGAAATGGCAAACAAGTGCAGATGGAGATATGCCTGATAACACCATTTCCAGAAAGTGATAGCGGGCATGAAATTCCTCTGAAACCAGGAGCAGTGTCATGGTcatctaaactaaaaaaacgaATGCTCTCTTTGTCTATCATTGAAGCTTTGAAAGGGGGGATTTGATGAAACTCTTGTTTCGTGAGTTGCTATGAACTATAATTCCTTCACAATGgaataataaatcaatatattagctacgatagatttttatttttttttgaaaataaatagcaatgTACCAGCAgtataatacaatattttttttttaaaaaaaaaatcttaatctcACTGTAAAACAACAGCCAGTCTAAACTTAACAAGCAACAGAAAGACACTAATTCCTTTATAATCACTCACCCTACAAattatagaagaagaagaagaagaataaattaaGAATCTGGCAGTATATGAATAACGATGATCGCAGGTTGTGTTGTGAGAACTGAAAGTGTCCTAGGGTTTGGTTAACGCGtgaatggaaaaggaaaaaaaaaaggaaaggaaaggaatggAGAGAGCGGAAGTTTCCTTCTACTTACCTTCAGTACAAGTGAAGAGAAAGATCTGCAGCAGCAACcccaaaaggaaaagaaaatctatAAAGTACGCCACAGCGCCAACGACCTCTGCAGTCCACAAGGagaaaaaggagaggaaaatatgtcttgtttctttcttacgatgattttgtgttttgggAGCTAATGGCAGGGACAGGGAGGggagatttttctattttttattttatttaataattaacaagatatcattatttacttttaaaaattgcaGTGAATCAAATTAAAGGGAAAACAAATGGATAGATACTTTTTAAACAGGATTAACAGAGGCTAAATGTCGGTGAGATTAGATTAGTTGAATGAGTAgctcaatatttgttttcaatagataaaaaaaaaactcgccCTCCATTATAGCGTGGAATTAGGTGCGTTTCTAGGGTCCGGCATGAGAAAGACTGCTCAGCTTGATAATAGTTGAAGAAGTCGAAGAGCCCTCCGTAGCCCAGTGAGACACATCCGTACAGAGTTTGttggagaagaagaaatgcCACTTCACAGATGTCTTCAGAGCATTCATGACCATCCGGAAGACAAGGATAGTTGAGAGTCAAAAGAAGGTAGCTGGATCGATTGTTTTTCTATACTCGTTTCGGTGCTGTCGGTTTCGGAGGCCAATGAAGACAGCagctttgattgttttttttaaataaaaaaaattgtatttgaaattgtattaaaataattttttttaaaaaaaattatttttaacctaacaaataatttaaaaatatcaaaataatattaatttaaaataaaaaaataaaaattttaattttttttaaatctatgttTTTCAGTCACATGACA is a window encoding:
- the LOC7482829 gene encoding E3 ubiquitin-protein ligase At3g02290 isoform X3; this encodes MGAFCCCPCSDEHEEHAYSGNSIYRHCVCLRFLFHQLRSGYGTVFHRLEGRTVSPTQEGTSLASTGVGTGLPDGSENDTQLSSSRPLPYDTDQRYARLQRYGLVSRKSMTHFQEESQPLRRNMSSSAVESLGFGRRRNGIDSEDDNKLGYSELSDKSLATKVAYRLTYAQPSSEDEDACPTCLDVRCF
- the LOC7482829 gene encoding E3 ubiquitin-protein ligase At3g02290 isoform X2 — its product is MHLLPSAMHLQYGTVFHRLEGRTVSPTQEGTSLASTGVGTGLPDGSENDTQLSSSRPLPYDTDQRYARLQRYGLVSRKSMTHFQEESQPLRRNMSSSAVESLGFGRRRNGIDSEDDNKLGYSELSDKSLATKVAYRLTYAQPSSEDEDACPTCLDEYTPENPKITTRCSHHFHLGCIYEWLERSESCPICGKEMEFCESP
- the LOC7482829 gene encoding E3 ubiquitin-protein ligase At3g02290 isoform X1, translated to MGAFCCCPCSDEHEEHAYSGNSIYRHCVCLRFLFHQLRSGYGTVFHRLEGRTVSPTQEGTSLASTGVGTGLPDGSENDTQLSSSRPLPYDTDQRYARLQRYGLVSRKSMTHFQEESQPLRRNMSSSAVESLGFGRRRNGIDSEDDNKLGYSELSDKSLATKVAYRLTYAQPSSEDEDACPTCLDEYTPENPKITTRCSHHFHLGCIYEWLERSESCPICGKEMEFCESP